In Heterodontus francisci isolate sHetFra1 chromosome 46, sHetFra1.hap1, whole genome shotgun sequence, a single window of DNA contains:
- the paqr6 gene encoding membrane progestin receptor delta: MLSVKLPQLLNNHQVPRIFREDSIISGYRPPRSSAVDCLLSTFQMTNETLNIWTHFLPAWYFLWKFLVFSHTVDFYNEAYSWPLFVYMLFICLYPLISSCAHTFSTMSAHVRHVCYFFDYGVLSLYSLGCAVTYRAYVMPDCWINSILHCYFIHVAFLNTVVCTTLSCYSRFLEIEQPKLSKTLRITAFGYPFLFDNIPLFYRLLLCWGEDCSHNDAVPMHYRHLIFAFLTCFLFASHLPERLAPGCFDYIGHSHQLFHICAVVGTYCQLEAIITDMSCRRAWLLANTPLPSLEGTLGVMAASIFLNLLVIGFFVLLLVWSPRSCSFLQVNVPDSVKPKRE; the protein is encoded by the exons ATGTTATCAGTCAAACTGCCCCAGCTCTTAAACAATCACCAAGTCCCCAGA ATCTTCCGTGAAGATAGCATCATCTCCGGCTACCGTCCGCCCAGAAGCTCCGCTGTCGACTGTCTTCTCAGCACCTTTCAAATGACCAATGAGACTCTTAACATTTGGACCCACTTCCTCCCTGCATG GTACTTTCTGTGGAAGTTCCTCGTCTTCTCGCACACTGTGGACTTTTACAATGAAGCATATTCATGGCCGCTATTTGTCTACATGCTGTTCATCTGCCTCTACCCTCTCATCTCCAGCTGCGCCCACACCTTTAGTACCATGTCCGCCCATGTCCGGCACGTCTGTTACTTCTTCGACTATGGGGTTCTCAGCCTCTACAGCTTGG GATGTGCAGTCACATACAGGGCCTACGTTATGCCTGACTGCTGGATTAACAGCATTCTACATTGTTACTTCATCCACGTGGCTTTCCTCAACACTGTGGTTTGCACAACTCTCTCCTGTTACTCCAG GTTCCTAGAGATTGAACAGCCTAAATTGAGTAAAACACTGCGGATCACTGCCTTTGGCTACCCCTTCCTGTTTGACAACATTCCACTCTTCTACAGG CTCTTGTTATGCTGGGGTGAAGACTGCAGCCACAATGACGCCGTCCCCATGCACTACCGCCACCTGATATTTGCTTTCCTCACCTGCTTCCTGTTTGCCTCTCACCTCCCGGAACGCCTGGCTCCTGGCTGCTTCGATTACATCG GTCACAGCCATCAGCTATTCCACATCTGTGCAGTCGTGGGCACATACTGTCAACTGGAGGCCATCATCACGGACATGTCGTGCCGCCGTGCTTGGCTGCTGGCGAACACGCCCCTCCCGTCCCTCGAGGGGACGCTGGGGGTAATGGCAGCCTCCATCTTCCTCAACCTCCTGGTCATCGGATTCTTCGTCCTCCTCTTGGTCTGGTCCCCACGTTCTTGTTCCTTTCTCCAGGTGAACGTCCCCGACAGTGTCAAACCGAAAAGAGAGTGA